One segment of Clostridium botulinum DNA contains the following:
- a CDS encoding RusA family crossover junction endodeoxyribonuclease: MTTYAKVIVNGSPITKSNFKLHNTNGRAILPSNSGKYHDRYAIYEQEIALIARSQNPDIILEESLIAILKVYYKSEKRHPDTINITKSIFDGIEKSGLIINDAQITRIIVEEYYDKENPRFELELFAESEYEINYSINKKSVLGNPKLYSPIRKNVLSPSINKHDDIETKKNLCTICSAILKTNDYIKADGGKTLICKKCFNKLF, from the coding sequence ATGACAACCTATGCTAAAGTAATTGTTAATGGTTCACCAATAACAAAATCAAATTTTAAACTACATAATACTAATGGACGTGCTATTTTACCTAGTAATTCTGGTAAATACCATGATAGATATGCCATCTATGAACAAGAAATTGCTCTTATTGCTAGAAGTCAAAATCCAGATATTATATTAGAGGAAAGTTTAATAGCTATACTAAAAGTTTATTATAAAAGTGAAAAACGCCATCCAGATACAATAAATATAACAAAAAGTATATTTGATGGAATAGAAAAAAGTGGTCTTATCATAAATGATGCTCAAATTACTAGAATAATTGTTGAAGAATATTATGATAAAGAAAATCCTCGCTTTGAATTAGAGCTATTTGCTGAAAGTGAATATGAAATTAATTATTCTATAAATAAAAAATCAGTTTTAGGTAACCCTAAGTTATATTCTCCAATAAGAAAAAATGTATTAAGTCCAAGTATTAATAAGCATGATGATATAGAAACTAAAAAAAATCTTTGTACAATTTGTAGTGCTATACTGAAAACAAATGATTACATAAAAGCAGATGGTGGAAAAACACTAATATGTAAAAAATGTTTTAATAAATTATTTTAA
- the tsaD gene encoding tRNA (adenosine(37)-N6)-threonylcarbamoyltransferase complex transferase subunit TsaD, translating into MDKKLILAIESSCDETSAAVVVNGREVLSNVISTQIDTHKKFGGVVPEVASRMHIEIIDYVVKKALDEANVSLNDIDAIGVTYGPGLIGALLVGLQYAKGLAFAAKKPLIGVNHIEGHMCANFIQYKDLKPPFISLVVSGGHTFIVSVNDFCDFEVIGKTRDDAVGEAYDKVARSLGLGYPGGPKIDKLAKEGDPNAISFPRAKFHEDTLDFSFSGVKSAVLNYLNKAKMKGIEVNNADVAASFQKAVIDVLKDNVFLTCKKKNVNKIAIAGGVASNSCLRETLKKEGALRNIEILFPEPVLCTDNAAMIGSAAYFNYEKNYVSSFDINAKPNLKLGER; encoded by the coding sequence ATGGATAAAAAATTAATTTTAGCGATAGAATCAAGTTGTGATGAAACTTCAGCAGCAGTTGTTGTTAATGGAAGAGAAGTTTTATCTAATGTTATATCTACACAAATAGATACTCATAAAAAATTTGGTGGTGTAGTACCAGAAGTTGCATCTAGGATGCATATTGAAATTATAGATTATGTAGTAAAAAAAGCTTTGGATGAAGCAAATGTTTCTTTAAATGATATTGATGCTATAGGTGTTACTTATGGACCAGGTTTAATAGGCGCACTTTTAGTTGGACTTCAGTATGCTAAGGGGTTGGCTTTTGCAGCTAAAAAACCATTAATTGGAGTAAATCATATAGAAGGTCATATGTGTGCTAATTTCATACAATATAAGGATTTAAAACCACCATTTATATCTTTAGTTGTATCAGGAGGGCATACTTTTATAGTGTCTGTTAATGATTTTTGTGATTTTGAAGTAATTGGAAAGACTAGAGATGATGCAGTTGGAGAAGCATATGACAAGGTAGCAAGATCTTTAGGACTTGGATATCCAGGAGGTCCTAAAATTGACAAATTAGCAAAAGAAGGAGATCCTAATGCTATTTCTTTCCCAAGAGCTAAGTTTCATGAAGATACACTTGATTTTTCGTTTAGTGGGGTAAAATCTGCTGTATTAAATTATTTGAATAAAGCAAAGATGAAAGGAATTGAAGTTAATAATGCTGATGTAGCTGCTTCATTCCAAAAAGCTGTTATAGATGTTTTAAAAGATAATGTATTTTTAACTTGTAAGAAAAAGAATGTTAATAAAATAGCTATAGCAGGTGGGGTTGCATCTAATTCTTGTTTAAGGGAAACTCTAAAAAAAGAAGGTGCATTAAGAAATATTGAAATTTTATTTCCAGAGCCAGTATTATGCACCGATAATGCAGCTATGATTGGAAGTGCAGCATATTTTAATTATGAAAAAAACTATGTGTCTTCTTTTGATATAAATGCAAAGCCTAATTTAAAGTTGGGAGAACGTTAA
- a CDS encoding alpha/beta fold hydrolase: MNLLPHSNGFQRIKSPKFNLLDFLRRALIIIIVFLIAGFLVQSMSNFIANEKLKASLKYVRVETKKLEYKIKGTGSYTVVFDGGIGSNIYQWDEVCKKLERDSDVKTFVYNRKGYGFSDSGERRTPEEQAEDLKNLLKKSGASEPYVFVSEEYGSLISMNFAEKYPELVAGLILINPLSYDLVNNKEYLDSIKWEYYKSKLRFLGSYFYITELSDKLGLVKSDIDVEDLPNGAKEEINIHKNKKNYTKAIYDEIGNLYKKDIKINIDNIIKSKPTYIISNKITSDMDDIPENSLLTVYKSSILSSPYALHDQDSIVDGVNNIIKKAKKIEKVNS, translated from the coding sequence ATGAATTTGTTGCCTCATTCGAATGGATTTCAAAGAATTAAATCACCTAAATTTAATTTGTTAGATTTTTTAAGAAGAGCATTAATTATTATAATTGTTTTTCTTATAGCTGGATTTTTAGTGCAATCTATGAGCAATTTCATTGCTAATGAAAAATTAAAGGCAAGTTTAAAGTATGTTAGAGTAGAGACTAAAAAATTAGAATATAAAATTAAGGGTACAGGATCATATACTGTAGTTTTTGATGGAGGAATTGGAAGCAATATATATCAATGGGATGAAGTTTGTAAAAAATTAGAACGTGATTCTGATGTAAAAACATTTGTATATAATAGAAAAGGGTATGGGTTTAGTGATTCTGGTGAGCGAAGAACACCAGAGGAACAAGCAGAAGATTTGAAAAATTTATTGAAAAAATCTGGTGCTAGTGAACCATATGTATTTGTTAGTGAGGAATATGGAAGTTTAATTTCTATGAATTTTGCGGAAAAATATCCAGAGTTAGTAGCTGGACTTATTTTAATAAATCCTTTATCGTATGATTTAGTAAATAATAAAGAATACTTAGACTCTATAAAATGGGAATATTATAAATCTAAATTAAGATTTTTAGGAAGTTATTTTTATATTACAGAATTAAGTGATAAATTAGGATTAGTAAAAAGTGATATTGATGTAGAAGATTTACCAAATGGAGCAAAGGAAGAAATTAATATACATAAAAATAAAAAAAATTATACTAAAGCAATATATGATGAGATAGGAAACTTATATAAAAAGGATATTAAAATAAATATCGATAATATAATAAAAAGTAAACCAACATATATTATAAGTAATAAAATTACATCTGATATGGACGATATTCCAGAAAATTCATTATTAACAGTATATAAGTCATCAATATTAAGCAGTCCATATGCATTACATGATCAAGATAGTATTGTAGATGGCGTTAATAACATAATAAAAAAGGCAAAAAAAATAGAAAAAGTTAATTCTTAA
- a CDS encoding S1C family serine protease, protein MDNKDNFIDVDENEIKYTDESFIDNNVQKKKKKRKKIITSIATSLAIALVGGIFGSGITYLLVKDNISAAQYKNYAPSIFTQETSSGTLSTTEAFNKVAPAVVIVSTKGLSNSGFFPQEVEGIGSGFIINEDGYILTNYHVIQGANEVKVTLSDGKEVNATVVNYDEAKDVAMIKVEDGTKVPAVAELGDSEALVPGDQVIAIGTPLSKEFAQTLTQGVISAVNRNVASQSGTSVNLIQTDAAINPGNSGGPLVNSKGQVIGINSMKIGTQLSGTSVEGMGFAIPINEVKEKIDSLSKPILNLGIQVREIDNNLAKRYDLPEGIYVAGVEEFSPAEKSGVKVGDVITKFDGKNITTFNELKELKSGKEVGDKVKIQVVRDGKNIDLEITLEEKSK, encoded by the coding sequence ATGGATAATAAAGATAATTTTATAGATGTAGATGAAAATGAAATTAAATATACAGATGAGAGTTTTATAGATAATAATGTACAGAAAAAAAAGAAAAAAAGGAAAAAAATAATTACTAGTATAGCAACTTCACTAGCAATAGCATTAGTTGGTGGAATTTTCGGTAGTGGAATAACTTACTTATTAGTTAAAGATAATATATCAGCAGCACAATATAAAAATTATGCACCATCAATATTTACGCAGGAAACATCGTCAGGAACACTTTCAACAACGGAAGCATTCAATAAGGTAGCACCAGCCGTTGTAATTGTATCTACCAAAGGATTATCAAATTCAGGATTTTTCCCACAAGAGGTTGAGGGAATTGGATCAGGATTTATTATAAATGAAGATGGTTATATATTAACTAATTATCATGTTATACAAGGTGCAAATGAAGTGAAGGTTACCTTAAGTGATGGAAAAGAAGTTAATGCAACAGTAGTAAATTATGATGAAGCAAAAGACGTTGCTATGATTAAAGTTGAAGATGGGACTAAAGTTCCAGCAGTTGCTGAATTAGGAGACTCAGAGGCTTTAGTTCCTGGAGATCAAGTTATAGCAATTGGAACACCTCTTTCAAAGGAATTTGCACAAACACTTACACAAGGTGTTATAAGTGCTGTTAATAGAAATGTAGCAAGTCAAAGTGGAACTAGTGTTAATCTTATACAAACAGATGCAGCTATAAATCCAGGTAATAGTGGAGGACCATTAGTTAATTCTAAAGGTCAAGTTATAGGAATAAATTCTATGAAGATAGGTACTCAATTAAGTGGAACTAGTGTTGAAGGTATGGGATTTGCAATTCCAATAAATGAAGTAAAAGAAAAGATAGATTCATTATCTAAGCCTATTTTAAATTTAGGAATACAAGTAAGAGAGATAGATAACAATCTTGCTAAAAGATATGATTTACCAGAAGGCATTTATGTTGCTGGTGTTGAAGAGTTTTCACCAGCAGAAAAATCAGGAGTAAAGGTTGGAGATGTAATAACTAAGTTTGATGGAAAAAATATTACAACATTTAATGAACTAAAAGAATTAAAATCAGGAAAAGAAGTAGGAGATAAAGTTAAAATTCAAGTTGTAAGAGATGGAAAAAATATTGATTTAGAAATTACATTAGAAGAAAAATCTAAATAG
- a CDS encoding carboxypeptidase-like regulatory domain-containing protein: MSGRISVCSICPRENEQIDAVIKLSKDRRSCIYGTVIDENGAAVPDAVVKLLQITGCGEKTPVPLTHTFTDKYGQFLLGPLCPCKKYMLKVYKDNITIRYAPLDVDCYEGSCIGVNATRNNSEEDSDGCCGNNRGGCCR; the protein is encoded by the coding sequence ATGAGCGGAAGAATAAGTGTATGTTCTATTTGTCCTAGAGAAAATGAACAAATTGATGCGGTAATTAAATTATCAAAAGATAGAAGAAGTTGCATTTATGGAACAGTAATAGATGAAAATGGCGCTGCTGTACCTGATGCAGTAGTTAAATTATTACAAATTACTGGATGTGGAGAAAAAACTCCAGTTCCATTAACTCACACTTTTACTGATAAATACGGTCAATTTTTACTTGGACCTTTATGTCCATGTAAAAAATATATGTTAAAAGTATACAAAGATAATATTACAATTAGATATGCTCCACTAGATGTTGACTGCTATGAAGGATCTTGTATAGGCGTAAATGCTACAAGAAATAATTCTGAAGAAGATTCAGATGGCTGCTGTGGAAATAATCGTGGCGGTTGTTGCAGATAG
- the eutH gene encoding ethanolamine utilization protein EutH, with product MNNIVLSIIAFFFLIGAVDYLEGGKLKLSTYFEEGIKTMGSLAISMIGILSLTPFLTHVLTKFLIPIAQKLSLDASIFPASLIAIDMGGFNLSSELALSNSMGNFSGILMSSILGCTISFTLPLAVGLLKEELMETVFKGILCGIITMPIGLFVGGIMLKVQVYALIYNLLPVIVLAIILALGIIFRPKKLIVIFKYLGKMIMFISIIGLIIQGVYSISGIKLLNDIMPIEEVITIVGRIAMFLGGAYVMLEVIKRLLIKPLSKVSRFFDINLNSIAALIGSLASAIVIFSNFDKLDDRGKIICTAFSVGGAYVLGGQMGYVSSVAPEVLSIYIFVKLLCGILAVLFALTYLKYEQKYKK from the coding sequence ATGAATAATATAGTATTAAGTATTATAGCATTTTTCTTTTTAATTGGTGCTGTTGACTATCTTGAAGGAGGTAAACTTAAGCTATCTACTTATTTTGAAGAAGGCATAAAAACCATGGGATCATTAGCAATATCAATGATTGGTATATTATCGCTTACACCATTTTTAACACATGTTTTAACTAAGTTTTTAATACCAATAGCACAAAAGTTATCTTTAGATGCATCTATATTTCCCGCAAGTTTAATAGCGATCGATATGGGTGGATTTAATTTATCTAGTGAATTAGCTTTGTCTAATTCTATGGGGAATTTTTCAGGAATATTAATGTCATCAATTTTAGGGTGCACAATTAGTTTTACCTTACCATTAGCTGTAGGGTTGCTTAAAGAGGAATTGATGGAAACAGTTTTCAAGGGGATTTTATGTGGAATTATAACTATGCCTATAGGATTGTTTGTTGGTGGAATAATGTTAAAGGTTCAAGTGTATGCTTTGATTTACAATTTGCTTCCTGTAATAGTACTTGCAATAATTTTAGCTTTAGGTATAATTTTTAGACCTAAAAAATTAATAGTAATTTTTAAGTATTTAGGAAAAATGATAATGTTTATAAGTATAATAGGGTTAATTATACAAGGGGTATATTCTATTTCAGGAATAAAACTTTTAAATGATATTATGCCTATTGAAGAAGTAATTACAATAGTTGGAAGAATAGCTATGTTTTTGGGTGGTGCATATGTGATGCTAGAAGTAATAAAGAGATTATTAATAAAGCCTTTAAGTAAGGTAAGTAGATTTTTTGATATTAATTTAAACTCTATTGCTGCGCTCATTGGAAGTTTGGCATCTGCAATTGTTATATTTTCAAATTTTGATAAACTAGATGATAGAGGTAAAATTATTTGTACAGCATTTTCGGTTGGAGGCGCATATGTCCTTGGAGGTCAAATGGGATATGTATCAAGTGTAGCACCGGAAGTATTATCTATATATATTTTCGTGAAATTACTTTGTGGAATCTTAGCAGTACTTTTTGCTTTAACATATTTAAAGTATGAGCAAAAGTATAAAAAATAA
- a CDS encoding extracellular solute-binding protein has protein sequence MRNILKYCLTFFVTVIIIISCVLYIQDDNAPKVKGYINIFVKEDSYEYLKQCSNNFMEYNNKAHIEIKPITDYNEDKYNKYKSSDILLVNRLEFEKLNQDNNIKYKDMRKILDTYSKNFSKSRINQVKIEEKLIGVPLNSKPIVLYIRSDMLREYGYSSDDINTWDDFIKLGIDIYNRSNGTVHILNATGNDYDDLISLIIMQCIDEDKTEDIIKNEVKERIDNLRNNNILNLNSDGKFLARISSIDAMRELKALDVECEWTAINPPSISLGTNRFYCEEGDNLIVLDDEQENAELVEKFITYLITNTKVSMDYIQEGKFFSSFLYTYKNIKTEDTIKNFTGKSPLVVMSNIEERAPIMKQYDKYIKIKNELLD, from the coding sequence ATGAGAAATATACTTAAATACTGCTTAACCTTTTTTGTAACTGTAATTATTATAATATCTTGTGTACTATATATACAAGACGATAATGCTCCAAAAGTTAAGGGTTACATAAATATTTTTGTAAAAGAAGATTCATATGAATATTTAAAGCAATGTAGCAACAATTTTATGGAATATAATAATAAAGCTCACATAGAAATAAAACCTATTACTGACTATAATGAAGATAAATATAATAAGTATAAATCAAGTGACATATTATTAGTAAACAGATTAGAATTTGAGAAATTAAATCAAGATAATAATATTAAATATAAGGATATGAGAAAAATTTTAGACACATATTCTAAAAATTTTTCAAAGTCAAGAATAAATCAAGTAAAAATAGAAGAAAAATTAATAGGAGTTCCGTTAAATTCTAAACCAATTGTCTTATATATAAGATCTGATATGTTAAGAGAATATGGATATAGCAGTGATGATATTAATACCTGGGATGATTTTATAAAATTAGGTATTGATATATATAACAGAAGCAATGGAACTGTACATATATTAAATGCTACAGGAAATGATTATGATGACTTAATTAGTCTGATTATTATGCAATGTATAGATGAAGATAAGACAGAAGATATTATAAAAAATGAAGTTAAAGAAAGAATAGATAATCTTAGAAATAATAATATATTAAATTTAAATAGTGATGGGAAATTCTTGGCTAGAATATCTTCAATTGATGCAATGAGAGAGCTTAAAGCATTAGATGTAGAATGCGAGTGGACTGCAATTAATCCTCCAAGCATAAGCTTAGGGACTAATAGATTTTATTGTGAAGAAGGGGATAATTTAATAGTCTTAGATGATGAGCAAGAAAATGCTGAATTAGTAGAAAAATTTATAACATATTTAATAACTAATACAAAAGTTTCAATGGACTATATTCAAGAAGGAAAGTTTTTCTCTAGTTTTCTTTATACTTATAAAAATATAAAAACAGAAGATACAATTAAAAATTTCACAGGAAAAAGCCCTCTCGTTGTAATGAGCAACATAGAAGAGAGAGCTCCAATTATGAAACAATATGATAAATATATTAAAATAAAAAATGAACTTTTAGATTAA
- a CDS encoding glycosyltransferase family 4 protein — MEIAIDARSSTLHQGTGIGTYTNNLISNMLSVNSEDNFTLFCSGKFNKDFINENTDIIYSSGKHSGFYEKYYIPNILKEKKIDLYHIPQNGIGLENSNAYKKVVTIHDLIPYIMPETVGKGYLERFLKDMPDIIYNSDGILTVSEYSKKDILKFFNGYPEDKIFVTPLAANYKFKLLNKVNCKNYLSTKFNINEPFALYIGGFSSRKNVLGLIKAYMKTYKDLKKPYKLVLVGGLKDEGEKLLDFVKINNLEDNIIFPGYVNDDLLPIFYNACDVFVYPSFYEGFGLPPLEAMSCGAPVISSTLSSIPEVTSNDAILINPYDEEALKNSLVEVLNNDSLKSDLSKKGYNRSLQFTWRQTAIKTLDAYKNIIQS; from the coding sequence ATGGAAATCGCTATAGATGCTCGTAGTTCTACATTACATCAGGGAACAGGTATAGGAACCTACACTAACAATCTTATATCTAATATGTTATCTGTAAATTCTGAAGATAATTTCACTTTATTTTGTTCTGGAAAATTTAATAAAGACTTTATTAATGAAAACACAGATATTATATATTCTTCAGGAAAACATTCTGGTTTTTATGAAAAATATTATATTCCAAATATATTAAAAGAAAAAAAAATAGATCTTTATCATATTCCGCAAAATGGAATTGGGTTAGAAAATTCTAATGCATATAAAAAAGTAGTTACTATACATGATCTGATTCCTTATATCATGCCTGAAACAGTTGGAAAAGGATATTTAGAACGTTTCCTTAAAGATATGCCTGATATTATTTATAATTCAGATGGTATACTTACTGTTTCTGAATATTCAAAGAAAGATATATTAAAGTTTTTTAATGGGTATCCTGAAGATAAAATATTTGTAACCCCACTTGCAGCTAATTATAAATTTAAACTTTTAAATAAAGTAAATTGTAAAAATTATTTAAGTACAAAATTTAATATAAATGAACCTTTTGCTTTGTATATAGGTGGATTTAGTTCAAGAAAAAATGTTTTAGGACTTATAAAAGCATATATGAAAACATATAAAGATTTAAAAAAGCCCTATAAATTAGTTTTAGTTGGTGGATTAAAAGATGAAGGTGAAAAATTATTAGATTTTGTTAAAATCAATAATTTAGAAGATAATATTATTTTCCCTGGATATGTGAATGATGATTTACTACCTATTTTTTATAATGCATGCGATGTGTTTGTATATCCTTCTTTTTATGAAGGTTTTGGACTTCCTCCATTGGAAGCAATGAGTTGTGGTGCTCCAGTAATATCCTCCACACTCTCTTCAATTCCTGAAGTAACATCCAATGATGCAATACTTATTAACCCTTATGATGAAGAAGCTTTAAAAAATTCATTAGTTGAAGTTCTCAATAATGATAGTTTAAAATCTGATTTATCTAAAAAAGGATATAATAGAAGCCTCCAATTTACATGGAGGCAAACAGCAATAAAAACATTAGATGCTTATAAAAATATTATACAATCTTAA
- a CDS encoding CotS family spore coat protein, which translates to MRNNDMVLKIKNYIEENYEIEVDNLEKVKNSYKIISKDKGYSIKIIKYNFEHFYFILSAIKHLQQNKFSKIPEFISTKNGEEYISLDGKYAYLTEWIPSRVSNYDNPLELAKVSNKLAELHECSKNFRISDMMQPRIGWFSWEDVFKTRSNEILDFKNRISQKANKSDFDLLYLKNIDKELKRAEKSIEGLKRNNYMEIMKKEVFKSGFCHHDYANHNILIDNNNEINIIDFDYCILDSHLHDLSSLCIRSMKYGKWEDKKADLILKNYQDIIELKKEEMPLMREFIRFPQCFWQLGIQVYWEQQSWGEEFFINKLNKYLDDCYEREAFIDDYFKGGD; encoded by the coding sequence ATGAGAAATAATGATATGGTATTAAAAATAAAGAATTATATTGAAGAAAATTATGAAATAGAAGTAGATAATTTAGAGAAGGTTAAAAATAGTTATAAAATAATATCAAAAGATAAAGGTTATTCTATAAAAATTATAAAGTATAATTTTGAACACTTTTATTTTATTTTGTCTGCAATTAAACATCTACAGCAAAATAAATTTAGTAAGATTCCTGAATTTATTAGTACTAAAAATGGTGAAGAATATATTAGTTTAGATGGAAAATATGCATATTTAACAGAATGGATACCATCTAGAGTAAGTAATTATGACAATCCATTGGAACTTGCTAAGGTATCTAATAAATTAGCAGAATTACATGAGTGTAGTAAAAATTTTAGAATAAGTGATATGATGCAGCCTAGGATAGGTTGGTTTTCATGGGAAGATGTATTTAAAACAAGATCTAATGAAATATTGGATTTCAAGAATAGGATAAGTCAAAAAGCCAATAAATCAGATTTTGACCTATTATATTTAAAAAATATAGATAAAGAGTTAAAAAGGGCTGAAAAAAGTATTGAGGGTTTAAAAAGAAATAATTATATGGAGATAATGAAGAAAGAGGTATTTAAATCAGGATTTTGCCATCATGATTATGCAAATCACAATATTTTAATTGATAACAATAATGAAATTAATATAATTGATTTTGATTATTGTATACTAGATTCTCATTTACATGATTTATCATCTCTTTGTATAAGAAGTATGAAATATGGAAAATGGGAGGATAAAAAAGCAGATTTAATATTAAAAAATTATCAGGATATAATTGAACTAAAAAAAGAAGAAATGCCATTAATGAGAGAATTTATTAGATTTCCACAATGCTTTTGGCAATTAGGAATACAAGTATACTGGGAACAACAATCTTGGGGTGAAGAATTTTTCATTAATAAATTAAATAAATACTTAGACGATTGTTATGAAAGAGAAGCATTTATAGATGATTACTTCAAAGGAGGAGATTAA
- a CDS encoding spore coat protein, with amino-acid sequence MITSKEEIKIEELDIIQYLNAKGIDIVGKYFEYDKNITNRKAIDQVKIMVNLQKTLLGYNNQSLIRIKSTIGKEIESYKVQIRRLQKDYENIMNIGIENDFEKLIISDGRRLLNQANESINYIYSHNYFGIIERSMNREELCIGRSDQGNLRVNGNIQIGSLKYISYNLVEEDLYKYIKRIKRKNNNIDEEELIRVFVCESHLSNYSINYLRALCSFPRDTLKIWEKYRVNKKLKTYEEFSKEFKNSIDYESKIFI; translated from the coding sequence ATGATTACTTCAAAGGAGGAGATTAAAATAGAAGAATTAGATATAATACAATATTTAAATGCCAAGGGAATAGATATTGTAGGTAAGTATTTTGAATATGATAAAAATATAACAAATAGAAAAGCTATAGATCAAGTGAAAATAATGGTTAATCTCCAAAAAACTTTATTGGGTTATAATAATCAGTCTTTGATTAGAATTAAGAGTACTATAGGAAAGGAGATAGAAAGTTATAAGGTTCAAATCAGAAGATTACAAAAAGATTATGAGAATATAATGAATATAGGAATAGAAAATGATTTTGAAAAGTTGATTATTTCAGATGGTAGAAGACTATTAAATCAAGCAAATGAATCAATAAACTATATATATTCTCATAATTATTTTGGAATTATAGAAAGAAGTATGAATAGAGAAGAATTGTGCATTGGAAGGAGTGATCAAGGAAATTTAAGAGTAAATGGAAATATTCAAATAGGAAGTCTAAAGTATATATCATATAACTTAGTAGAAGAAGATTTATATAAATATATAAAAAGAATTAAAAGAAAAAATAACAATATAGATGAAGAAGAATTGATAAGAGTTTTTGTGTGTGAATCACATTTATCTAATTACAGTATAAATTATTTAAGAGCTTTGTGTAGCTTTCCAAGAGATACTTTGAAAATATGGGAAAAGTATCGAGTCAATAAAAAATTAAAGACATATGAAGAATTTTCAAAAGAATTTAAAAATAGTATAGATTATGAAAGTAAAATATTTATCTAA
- a CDS encoding CotS family spore coat protein, with protein MNRIRYAERNSLCDYDLSFEFFNELGININDISPVRNVFIIYTDDGNKILKKVDCNEKKLTLINESLNYIKDKYNNIITYSEFENGSIYKKWKGKIYVVMDLLDGREACFTNPLEVKLCAENIALMHKASGGIREELIKKLNEDFLEESLEIKFRKAYDELSFFKELVSKYKYKNEFDNLFIDNVDKYLQDIIVVQELISKSKYNYLRENGQTISLCHNDLAYHNFLIKKEDVSIIDFDFLTIDLRIIDIADFILKSIKNSAFDIDKMLLAMNSYEDILPLMQEEKEILYILLYFPRDFYNISRDYYYKKKKWDYEVYLNRFNSKLNNEQFRKDFIEEYKSYILSEISSI; from the coding sequence ATGAATAGGATTAGATATGCTGAGAGGAATTCTCTATGTGATTATGACTTGAGTTTCGAATTTTTCAATGAATTAGGAATTAACATAAACGATATAAGTCCAGTAAGAAATGTATTTATAATATATACTGACGATGGTAATAAAATTTTAAAAAAAGTAGATTGTAATGAAAAAAAATTAACTTTAATTAATGAATCACTAAATTATATAAAAGATAAATATAATAATATAATAACTTATAGTGAATTTGAAAATGGTTCAATATATAAGAAGTGGAAAGGTAAAATTTATGTTGTAATGGACTTATTAGATGGAAGAGAAGCTTGCTTTACAAATCCTTTAGAGGTAAAATTATGTGCTGAGAACATTGCATTAATGCATAAGGCTTCTGGTGGTATTAGAGAAGAATTAATAAAAAAATTAAATGAAGATTTTTTAGAGGAGTCATTGGAGATAAAATTTAGGAAAGCATATGATGAACTTAGTTTTTTTAAAGAGCTAGTAAGTAAATATAAATATAAGAACGAATTTGATAATTTATTTATCGATAATGTTGATAAATATTTGCAAGATATTATAGTTGTTCAAGAATTGATTTCAAAAAGCAAATACAATTATTTAAGAGAAAATGGACAAACTATATCATTATGTCATAATGATTTAGCATATCATAATTTTTTAATAAAAAAAGAAGATGTAAGTATAATAGATTTTGATTTTCTAACTATAGATTTAAGAATAATAGATATAGCAGATTTTATATTAAAATCTATAAAAAATTCTGCATTTGATATTGATAAGATGCTATTAGCAATGAATTCTTATGAGGATATTTTACCATTGATGCAAGAAGAAAAAGAAATATTATATATATTATTATATTTTCCGAGAGATTTTTATAATATATCTAGGGATTATTATTACAAGAAAAAGAAATGGGATTATGAAGTTTATTTAAATAGATTTAATTCGAAATTAAATAATGAACAATTTAGAAAAGATTTTATAGAAGAATATAAAAGTTATATTTTATCAGAGATTTCATCTATATAA